The following proteins are encoded in a genomic region of Gimesia algae:
- a CDS encoding glycine cleavage system protein R yields the protein MKRYIISLLSANRVGIMAAVTTAMDELGANLHEASIAVIQNFFSIVIAADFPEQRDPTLIQEHIEGICNAFNVDVSVKDPEVEVPSILSPGESVKYLIAISGENHAGILRKISSQLGQDGVDILDLSATSSEDGQTFEMMIKVAVPKSLDVLEMQSMMELLCSNLGVSVDFISESDSAIIGSQSQTRMFKL from the coding sequence TATATAATCTCTCTCCTGTCAGCCAATCGTGTCGGTATCATGGCTGCTGTGACCACTGCAATGGACGAACTGGGTGCCAATCTGCATGAAGCCAGCATCGCCGTGATTCAGAACTTTTTCTCGATTGTGATCGCCGCGGATTTTCCAGAACAACGTGATCCTACTCTTATCCAGGAACATATCGAAGGCATCTGCAATGCTTTTAATGTCGATGTTTCCGTGAAAGATCCGGAAGTCGAAGTGCCCTCGATTCTCTCACCGGGAGAAAGTGTAAAATACCTGATCGCGATATCGGGTGAAAACCATGCGGGGATCCTCAGGAAAATTTCTTCACAACTCGGTCAGGATGGAGTCGATATTCTGGACCTCTCAGCGACCAGTTCTGAAGACGGACAAACATTTGAAATGATGATTAAAGTTGCTGTTCCCAAATCTCTGGATGTTCTGGAAATGCAAAGCATGATGGAACTGCTTTGCAGTAACCTGGGTGTCTCCGTTGATTTTATCAGCGAATCCGATTCAGCCATTATCGGCTCACAAAGCCAGACGCGCATGTTCAAGCTGTAA